One segment of Marvinbryantia formatexigens DSM 14469 DNA contains the following:
- a CDS encoding LytR/AlgR family response regulator transcription factor, with product MRIAIIDDIAAEREILHERVNVQLARISLRADIFEYKSGHDFLSAAEEERFEMAFLDIYMENENGMDTAKELRLFDSDCLLVFTTTSRDHALDGFRVRAMHYLVKPYTDEELTGLFDEALKRLPSPDQYMEITPVTGSTVWLQLGDILYAEHFRHQIHIHTANGQTTITRQTFREFAQQLPKERFFQCSRGSIVNLEYAKDFNGTAFLLRNGEKLPVSRDLAKDARIAFGDYLFQRRPGL from the coding sequence ATGCGGATTGCAATTATAGATGATATCGCTGCAGAACGTGAAATCCTGCACGAGCGTGTGAACGTACAGCTTGCCCGTATTTCCCTGCGCGCGGATATTTTTGAATATAAGAGTGGTCATGATTTCCTTTCCGCCGCAGAGGAAGAGCGGTTTGAAATGGCTTTTCTGGACATTTATATGGAAAATGAGAACGGGATGGACACGGCAAAGGAGCTGCGGCTTTTCGATTCCGACTGCCTGCTGGTGTTTACCACCACTTCCCGTGACCACGCCCTCGACGGATTCCGGGTGCGGGCAATGCACTACCTCGTAAAGCCCTATACGGATGAGGAGCTGACAGGATTGTTTGACGAGGCGCTAAAACGGCTCCCCAGCCCAGACCAGTATATGGAGATAACGCCCGTAACAGGCAGCACTGTCTGGCTGCAGCTTGGGGACATCCTGTACGCCGAGCACTTCCGGCACCAGATACATATCCATACGGCGAACGGACAGACCACCATCACCCGCCAGACATTCCGGGAATTTGCGCAGCAGCTCCCAAAGGAGCGCTTTTTCCAGTGCAGCAGAGGCAGCATTGTCAATCTGGAATATGCAAAGGATTTTAACGGCACGGCTTTTCTTCTCAGAAACGGGGAAAAGCTCCCTGTCAGCCGTGACCTTGCAAAGGATGCGCGGATTGCCTTCGGCGATTATCTTTTTCAGAGGAGGCCGGGATTATGA